The Quercus robur chromosome 3, dhQueRobu3.1, whole genome shotgun sequence DNA segment CCACAGTTCGGGTGGGGTTAGGTGCCTAAGACCTTCCCATCCCTATACCTAAACTTCAAACACGTGCTCTGGTAAAGATCAATCCCTCCACAAGGgtgctatatttatggttctaGTCCATTACTAGGTGGCGACTCTATTTACACCCTCTGCCATGGTCCACCCAAGGCCAAAGCATACTTCCCACGATTTTTGGGGAAACCTAAAAGCTTGTCACAAGGGCTTGCGCCCATAgtcatgaatttttttggggggagggtTTTTATATGACATGACTAAAAAAATTCCTCAATGAAGGAGTGGtataggaatatatatatatatatatatatatatatatatatatatataacaaggAGATGCAGCAGTAGTTtccatttatttaaaattttggtatgTTAGCTCACCAAGGAGGTTAAATtttgttgggttatagattgaccACCGTTAATCAAGACAAATATcgaagttgattaattaggtcaaattacatgaaAATCATGGAGGCATATACAAATCACCAAATGAACTAAGTGCAGCGAAagttaaattgacacggtaatttgtCGATAAATGGGGAAATCTCTCACAAGGCAAAAAGCCCATCaagtgattttcaggtcaccacttccAAGAATCACTAATCAAGAATCAAttggttacaagtataaagaattttatcaccaccctaaactatcccaaaataccaacctatagttgaacttttactccaatatatatatatatatatataataacaagGAGATGCAGCTGTAGTTcccatttatttaaaattttggtatgTTAGCTCAACAAGGAGGTTAAATTTTGTTGGGTTCTAGACTGACCATgattaattaagacaaatatTGAAGTTGATTAATttggtcaaattacatgcaaatcgtggaggcatatacaaatcaccaaataaactaagtgcagtgaaaattaaattgacatggtgatttgttgacaaatagggaaaaccttTCGCAAGACAAAAagcccatcgggtgattttcaggtcaccacttcTAAGAATCTTACCACCACACTAGACTATCcaaaaataccaacctacagttgaacttttactccaatacccaattggacttaatcATGTAAAGACATCTTCCCTTTTTTCAtgaatcctagtacgtgactcaCTTCTTTGCACGAATGCGACaacttcacatagaaacaccaataacaTCTTCAATGTTTGGTGCTAGAGattttgcttggttacaaaacccaatGGCGCACAATAGACGTAACAAGATCTCTTTCTTCCATAGGAGGAGTTTGGGGTTCCTATAAGAAAACCTTATGGAGATTTCTAGGGTTAGCTATCTAGGATTAAGGTTTTCTTTCTCCCTACCTCCCTATTTATATCAGAGCTTAATGGGCCTTTTAATGAGTTCTCCTATTTCTGTTAGGTTTACACAAACTTTGGGCCCCCATAATCCTAttaggattatacaaacccataaacaaatagacTCTTAGAATAAAACGTTGCTTGCTATATCCTGAAATCCATTAGTTTGATAGATCGAGATGTATCGAGTTTcgttaaatctcaatagattgACAGATATTGTGGAGGTATTGGGACCTACAAATTCAGtttttcttgagcagttcttgaGCAATCTTTATGTCTTCAATGAAACCACTTGTCATGATAATCTTAAACccacttagatctacccaattacaagtaatgTGCGTTTTGTCATAGGATATgccaatacataaaaaaaatatgaccctaacaaatTTAATCTCTAACCATTGATATTGAACCCTTCTTTTACATTgttattttgttgtgaaattttaatatgtagaacaagctgcttttttttttttttttagttgggggggggggggcatgtTATCACCATTAGATTATAAAATCTACCAAAGTTGAAACTATCTATGATTGGTGTAGATTTTGGAGCCTAGATATGTCTTCTCCAGCTGTCACTTCAACCCAAAGATGTTTGCAAAAGCTTTGCAAGAGATTCATTATGTTGTCTTGCTTTGAGTTCCCCACCCCCAGTTTGTCATCTCCTCCCTTCAATTGTAACATTCTctggatgttttttttttttttttaatttatttttttaataacatattgGTAAGCAATCTCAGTAAGTACAAAAGAAATTACAGTCTCCTGTCCAGGGCCGACTCTACCCAATTAGTAAGAGATGCAATTGCCTAAGGGACCAATGTGGAACAAGTCcccaaatttgaaccaataagtatattttcttctcaataagaatattaattaaggccaaaaaataaatcaaagcaccaaattatatttcttattaaaaaaaaaaaaagcctttcgTGGGAGTAGAATTGGTTATCTCtcatatatatcaaagaaaaaacaaggggaaaaaaactcTTGGTGATCAGTGCTCTTGACATTTCAATCTTTATGTGGGAGTTTAAGAGTGTATCACTTAAGTCTCTCATATTGCACAAACagaaaaatctctctttctctctcaataactaaacaaagcaaaactaaagactaaaataaaaaaggcccaaacaaataaaacttaaacCTTAGAGTTTTATACTCATTGCTAGAAACTTTGTCACTCTCTCCATTAAAATTCTCTGCAGTGGCTTGAAATTTGCTGTGCTTCAAATCATTTCTCCCTTCAAGTTTAGCTTTAAGCTCTCACTccaattcttttttcttgttaagctgttaaattttgttttatcatggAAGTGGAAAGAGACAAAGAAGAGACAGAGCATAACACAGTCACCCACTCACCCTTTTATTTCcagtcttttattattatttctattcTCTTCATAAACTTATCACATAGCAACTGAGAGAGTTAGCCACGTGGTGTACAGGTCTTTTGctttataacttataagttatCACACATATTGCTAATTTGATGTATATCACATCAATCCATTTTTTGTTAGTgatattaatttattgaataatgtaataaattaatttttaattgtgctAGTTTAGATTATAAATCAGTCGCAATATTAGTATATTTGCAAGTTTGCTATTGGTAAACTTGGTTTTATTCTTCCAtgcttaagatttttttttttttagttaaattataattttctattatgaatcgtgttttatttatttataagtacTGGCTCATTATAAATGTCcacatatgaaaaattaaaaaaaaaaaattcgaaaacgAAATTCAATCTAAAAAAGTATGTATGCATAAATTTGTTactaatatttaaatatgaaaaatgcCCTATTTAAAATCATCACCTCAGGCCATGAAAGCTGATGATCCGGTCCTGAGTGTACAGTAAAAAGTGAAGTCCTAGTTCAAGACCCAAGGTACTTGTgtaacatttaaaaaaacaataataaggTAAAAAGACAGTAAACTATATTGAAACAAGAAATATTATCCAGCTCTCCAAATGCCACCATTGGGAGCCTGCTACTAATCTACCTCGCAACATTAGGCATCAGCCATCAaatatttattactaaaaacagAACTGGTAGGCCAATATCAGACATTTTAATATTggcctttcttcttcttaatcaGATCTTCAAATGATGGTGTACAAAAGCCTTGGTTGAAGAAGAGATCAGAGAGGTGTAAATGCATATTTTCAGTCAAGTGGACCCCGTCAAAGTTAATATGGGTGCTGGAGTTCTTGCAATTAGAGGTGCCAAAAGCTCCACAAAGGAGGTTTGGTTGATAGTTGAATGGTCCTCCCCCAGCTCCACAACATGCCTTGAAGGGTTCGTCAAAGTGGTATTGTGTGTGCTTTTCCAATATTGTTGTGAATGCTTTGTAGAAATCAATATATAGGATCATAGAATCTTTGTATTGGGTTCGAATTTCATCCAACCTCTTTTGGAGAAGATTGTTGTGACCCTTTATTACCGAGTTGGCACTCGCTGAACACCCATTTTGATCACGATCATTTGAGGGAGATGTTGCTAACTGCAATGGAAGGCACCCAATTGGTGGTAGCCCTTGAACCACAAGGAACTTTGCACCCTTGTCCAATAGCCCCTATCAAAAGAAAGCAAGCTTAATATGACTATTCCAACATTAACTTCACCATAACATTCATCCTTTCTCATATATGCAATGCACCATTTTGTGAAAAGAGTCTTGATCAAAAGTTTAGATTGGAAGAACTCTtgagatacttttttttttccttttaacaaGCTAAGGCTATATGctacattctttctttttttgtaatattaGGCTTGTTGCAATAacagttaaatgattaaattcattattatttttaatcaatttaagctTTTGATATAAATGGTAGTTTATCAATTCTTACCAATGCAAGTGTGCAGATGTGATTAACAGCTTGCTCTGTGAATTGCTTATTGGCAATAGCAAGGCCAATGGAGGAGGCAAAAAGACGAGCATAGTCATTGCCACCAATCTGACCTATCCAAAAGAGAGCATTCCCAAGCTCTGATTTGCATGCAGCCTCATCTTTTCCCTGGCATTCTCTCTCCCCAACAAAGTTATGGAACCAATCAATTTGAGTTAAGATACTCTCTGGATTTGGTTTCCACATAAGGGGATTACCGAAATTGAAATTACTGAAGAGATTACTTGAAAGAGCTGTTGATCCGGCTACTGCAAAGTTTGCACCACCTGAGAAGTTTGCGGAAGAGCCTTTATAGGCTGATAAGTGGGGTATGTTGAGAGTTTCACATAGGAAATCAATGACAAGGCGGCCATTAGATAGTCGATAACCAGATAACTTTGAATTCTCTGATGAGCAATATGGGGACCAAGCGTGAGAGAATAAAGTGCTAATGAAGGATTTGAGATCACCCAAGTTGTGAGCATTTCCAGTGTCTGTGTCTGAATCACCGAAAGCATAAACCTTATTGAAGCAACCTTTGAAATCAACTTTTGCTTGGGAACTAGCAGGAGGTGGCGTGCTTTCATTGCTCTTGTTGTGAGCATATGAAGGAGACAAGGATAACAAGAGGATGAAGCATGCAATTTGAAGAAACAAGTACTTGGAGTTTTCCATTTTGTGACTCAACGAAggatcttgtttgtttgtttgattgtaGGAACTAAATGGTAGAGCAAATGACGTATTTATACTTGGCGCCTCTCCCTTGTGGGATGGTAGCTCATTGAGGCATTGTATGAACCTCCCAACCTTTAGGAGAGCAAAGATGATCTTTATTTTACTTGGTCATTATCCAATGTCACAAAACTTACAGTTTTGAGTCTTGTGGTGTAAATTTGATTCCTTATGAGCATAACAATGCTTGGGAACTCAACTTAATTGTTGTTTGCGGAACCGATCTCTCCTAGACACGTTGTTGGTGATTTAGATCCTGATTTTTagaaattaaccaattttaaacCAACAAATTATTCAACCA contains these protein-coding regions:
- the LOC126716419 gene encoding GDSL esterase/lipase At3g48460-like codes for the protein MENSKYLFLQIACFILLLSLSPSYAHNKSNESTPPPASSQAKVDFKGCFNKVYAFGDSDTDTGNAHNLGDLKSFISTLFSHAWSPYCSSENSKLSGYRLSNGRLVIDFLCETLNIPHLSAYKGSSANFSGGANFAVAGSTALSSNLFSNFNFGNPLMWKPNPESILTQIDWFHNFVGERECQGKDEAACKSELGNALFWIGQIGGNDYARLFASSIGLAIANKQFTEQAVNHICTLALGLLDKGAKFLVVQGLPPIGCLPLQLATSPSNDRDQNGCSASANSVIKGHNNLLQKRLDEIRTQYKDSMILYIDFYKAFTTILEKHTQYHFDEPFKACCGAGGGPFNYQPNLLCGAFGTSNCKNSSTHINFDGVHLTENMHLHLSDLFFNQGFCTPSFEDLIKKKKGQY